Proteins encoded together in one Anaerolineae bacterium window:
- a CDS encoding aminotransferase class V-fold PLP-dependent enzyme, which yields MPQEQNVIYFDNAATSWPKPPEVREAMAHYLDEVGANPGRSGHRLAVESARIVYAAREAVAELFNAPDLLRVVFAANVTEALNLALRGYLRPGDHVITGSMEHNSAMRPLRALEQEGVELAVAPCSPEGFLDPARVAAAIRPNTTMIVLNHASNVVGTLLPVAEVGRLARRHNLLLLVDAAQTGGAYPIDLQAEKIDLLAFTGHKSLYGPMGTGGLIIGERVDLERLAPLMRGGTGSRSEREEQPDFLPDKFESGTPNGVGLAGLAAGVRWVLAQGIEAIRAHEMRLTQQLVNGLRAIPGVTVYGSLEASRQTATVSFNLAGLEPSEVGLRLDDEEAVLCRVGLHCAPVAHKTIGTFPTGTVRFGLGAFNTAQEVQAALEAVRRLAVDQSRSSPSSKHQPAEAVQ from the coding sequence ATGCCCCAAGAACAAAATGTGATTTATTTTGACAACGCCGCCACTTCCTGGCCCAAGCCGCCGGAGGTAAGGGAGGCGATGGCGCATTATCTGGATGAGGTGGGCGCCAACCCCGGCCGCTCCGGGCACCGGCTGGCGGTCGAATCGGCCCGGATTGTTTACGCCGCCCGCGAGGCAGTGGCCGAGCTTTTTAACGCGCCTGACCTGCTGCGGGTGGTTTTTGCTGCTAACGTGACCGAAGCCCTCAACTTGGCTCTGCGCGGCTACCTGCGCCCCGGCGACCACGTTATCACCGGCAGCATGGAGCACAACTCGGCAATGCGCCCGCTCCGGGCTTTGGAGCAGGAAGGGGTGGAACTGGCGGTGGCGCCCTGTTCGCCGGAGGGGTTTCTTGATCCGGCCCGTGTGGCGGCAGCCATCCGGCCAAACACCACCATGATTGTGCTCAACCACGCCTCCAACGTGGTGGGAACCCTGTTGCCGGTGGCCGAGGTGGGGCGGTTGGCGCGCCGGCACAACTTGCTGCTGCTGGTAGACGCCGCCCAAACAGGCGGGGCATATCCTATTGACCTCCAGGCCGAAAAAATTGACCTGCTGGCCTTTACCGGCCACAAGTCGCTCTACGGGCCAATGGGCACCGGCGGCCTGATCATTGGCGAGCGGGTAGACCTGGAACGCCTGGCCCCGCTTATGCGCGGCGGTACGGGCAGCCGTTCCGAACGGGAGGAACAACCCGATTTTTTGCCCGATAAGTTTGAAAGCGGCACCCCCAATGGCGTAGGTTTGGCCGGGCTGGCCGCAGGCGTGCGTTGGGTACTGGCCCAGGGCATAGAGGCTATTCGCGCGCATGAAATGCGCCTGACCCAGCAGTTGGTAAACGGCCTGCGCGCTATTCCCGGCGTAACTGTTTACGGCAGCCTGGAGGCCAGCCGACAAACGGCCACGGTTTCCTTCAACCTGGCCGGTTTAGAACCTTCAGAAGTGGGCTTACGCCTGGACGACGAGGAGGCTGTGCTGTGCCGGGTGGGGCTGCACTGCGCGCCCGTCGCTCATAAAACCATAGGCACCTTTCCTACCGGCACGGTTCGGTTTGGCTTGGGCGCTTTCAACACGGCCCAAGAGGTGCAAGCTGCGCTTGAGGCGGTTCGGCGTCTTGCAGTTGATCAAAGCAGGTCATCCCCAAGCTCTAAACATCAACCGGCTGAGGCAGTGCAATGA
- a CDS encoding DUF3343 domain-containing protein: MKDQYSVILVYATTYALRVEKELKEVGVACKLIPVPRYLSSDCGMCVRIERADKETVRRILAAAQVETDGIYDI, translated from the coding sequence ATGAAGGATCAGTATTCGGTTATTCTGGTTTATGCCACTACCTACGCCCTGCGGGTGGAAAAGGAATTGAAAGAGGTGGGCGTCGCCTGCAAATTGATTCCTGTCCCCCGCTACCTCAGTTCTGATTGCGGCATGTGTGTGCGCATTGAGCGGGCCGACAAAGAAACGGTCCGCCGGATATTGGCCGCAGCCCAGGTGGAAACCGACGGAATTTACGACATCTGA